The Coleofasciculus sp. FACHB-T130 genome contains the following window.
CCTGAGGGAGACTGCTACGCCATGCTTTTATATCCTCCCCACTATTTTGATAAATTATTACCAAGCCCACAGCAGCTAAGGCAAGCTCTCCACATCTTGCCCAGGCGAATGCAATGAGAGGAGCTTTAATTTGAATTAAGACAATTCTGACAGCACAGACAAGCAAATAGGCGCAATTTTTAACAACAACTGTATATTTAGATTTAACTTGCGAGCGGAACCAAAGATCGATCGTCTCGAAAGCTTGAAAAATGGTTCCAGCAGCGATAATTCCTACCAGCCAATGAGTTAAAGAGTCCTGAGGCTGTAGTAAGGAAATTGCGCCAACCGCTAACAAAGTTGTTACAGCACCGCCAATAAGTTTTAGTGCGAGGGAAGTTCCAAGGGTTTCATTCTTGGTAGATAGATCGCGCACAATGTCGCGTACTACGATGCTATCAAGCCCCAGGTTGGCAATTGGCCCTAACAGGGCTACAAATGCGATCGCATAATTAAATAAGCCAAACTGTTCCGGCCCTAGATAGCGAGCCACCCATATCCCTACAATTAGGCTTAAGCCCATTTGGAGGATTTTGTCAGCGAACAGCCACGCGATGTTGCTGAACACCTTGCGTAGACCAGGGCTAAGCTTTTGATTGACCAGACTCAGCTTGTCTAACATCAGAATTGGGCAATTTATGAAGGGATAAAGATAGGGTTCGAGAACTAGGTCGTCCTACAGAACCCTATTTGTTTTTGCGATGAACAGAACGGAATCGATTATTTACCTTTAGCACCTTGCAAAACTTTTCTCACAAATTTTGCGGTTCGCATTAGTTTCGGTTGCTCCCACAAATACTGCAATAAATCTGTTTTCAGTTTTGCTGCCGCTGAATAGTTTTTGTACATTGCAGGAATCAAACGATACTTCATTCCTTTGTACGTGGCATAATCTACAGCAGTCGGAGATTCTGCATTGCGGCTACCGAATTCATATATTGCTGGTAAATAATGAGCGGTGAGAGATTTGCGAGAATATTGAGGATTAAGTGTTTCCAAGGAACCGTGAATCGTTCTAGAATTCCAGAACAAGACATCTCCTTTTTTCAAGGCAGGAGCTTGGATATTACTCTTGTGAGCATTGATGTACTCCTTCAACTTTTCCAAGTAAAACCGATTAGATAGTTTTTCATCATCTGTTAACTCAAAGTCAACGAGATGGGATGTTGGTAAAACATAAAATCGACCCGCTTCTTCGTGGATGTCCTCCAGAGCAAACCATCCAGCCAGCAAATGACCATTTGGCATGGAATCTAAATAGTACCAATCTTGATGGGCAGGGGTAGCCGTGTTCATATCAAAGAACATAGTTTGCATGAGGTTATGCTCCTTACTACCCGTCAGTTCAGTCAGTGCTTCCCTAACCTGCTGTAAACAGAAAATTTCTTTAGCTGCCTCAGTAAATCCTGGATAATCTGGGTAATCGTGAACATCTCTAAAAGATTCTTCAGAATATCCATTGGGAGTAATTGTATTGGTTTCCCATTTATTCGTTGATTGTCTAAAGAAAGGAGAGTTAGATGAAAGGATATTGGAGTTATACTCTTTTAAAATATTATTAATCAAATTTTCAGGAATGAGATTTCTAAAGACATAGTATCCGTTAGTTTCGTAATAATCTTTAGGGGTGTCCATAAATTAAATCCTTTAGGAACTGATTGTTTTAGTTCACTTTTAAACGTATATTATTAGATATCGAGAAAATTTTCCTACGTAAATATCCGGAAATTAGATAGCGAGAAAGTTTTCCTAGGTAAATATCCCGAAAAAGTGTTGAATGTTATTGCAACACGGCTTAACATATTTGGCTGAAACTCATCCTTAATTAAAGCGATCGCTTACCGAGCCTCTAACCCTTCTAGCGATCGCCTGCTTGGTTAGGCACCCCTCAAGACCGGCAAACCAGTTCTTAAGCGCTGGAATTCTCTTGAGAACTGTTTCCTGTAGCGTCCAGGCATAATCGAACTGTTGCTATAACATAAAACAGCCAAGCATAGGTAATTGATATCAATCCAGTTTCAGTAATAT
Protein-coding sequences here:
- a CDS encoding phytanoyl-CoA dioxygenase family protein, whose product is MDTPKDYYETNGYYVFRNLIPENLINNILKEYNSNILSSNSPFFRQSTNKWETNTITPNGYSEESFRDVHDYPDYPGFTEAAKEIFCLQQVREALTELTGSKEHNLMQTMFFDMNTATPAHQDWYYLDSMPNGHLLAGWFALEDIHEEAGRFYVLPTSHLVDFELTDDEKLSNRFYLEKLKEYINAHKSNIQAPALKKGDVLFWNSRTIHGSLETLNPQYSRKSLTAHYLPAIYEFGSRNAESPTAVDYATYKGMKYRLIPAMYKNYSAAAKLKTDLLQYLWEQPKLMRTAKFVRKVLQGAKGK